One genomic segment of Burkholderiaceae bacterium includes these proteins:
- a CDS encoding pyridoxal phosphate-dependent aminotransferase → MRVSARAQRIEPFYVMEMAKTAGAIAREAAGSDRPMVYMNVGEPDFTAPPQVQEAAARAIREGRTQYTQSTGLPELRERISAWYAQRFGVAVPARRIIVTAGASAALHLACLALIDAGDEILMPDPSYPCNRQFVSMAEGRAVMIPSTASERFQLSADKVAEAWGARTRGVMLASPSNPTGTSIHPDELARIHAVVQERGGITLIDEIYLGLSYEDTYGHSALALGEDVISINSFSKYFNMTGWRLGWLVVPEALVPVIEQIAQHLFICASSVSQHAALACFEPESLAEYERRRHEFKARRDWFVPQLNALGLTVPVTPDGAFYAWADCSAACDKLFAGRSEYNSGMQTPGSWEFAFELMKRAHLAVTPGRDFGHADTARHIRFSTANSMAQLHTAIERLKTVLA, encoded by the coding sequence ATGAGAGTTTCCGCCCGCGCCCAGCGCATCGAGCCCTTCTACGTGATGGAGATGGCCAAGACGGCCGGCGCCATCGCCCGCGAAGCTGCCGGCAGCGACCGCCCCATGGTCTACATGAACGTGGGCGAGCCCGACTTCACCGCGCCGCCGCAGGTGCAGGAGGCCGCCGCGCGCGCCATCCGCGAGGGCCGCACGCAATACACCCAGTCCACCGGCCTGCCCGAGCTGCGCGAGCGCATCAGCGCCTGGTACGCGCAGCGCTTCGGCGTGGCCGTGCCGGCGCGCCGCATCATCGTCACCGCCGGCGCCTCGGCCGCGCTGCACCTGGCCTGCCTGGCACTGATCGACGCGGGCGACGAAATCCTGATGCCCGACCCCAGCTACCCCTGCAACCGGCAGTTCGTCAGCATGGCCGAGGGGCGCGCGGTGATGATCCCGTCCACCGCCAGCGAGCGCTTCCAGCTGAGCGCGGACAAGGTGGCCGAGGCCTGGGGCGCGCGCACGCGCGGCGTGATGCTGGCCTCGCCCTCCAACCCCACGGGCACCTCGATTCACCCCGACGAGCTGGCCCGCATCCACGCCGTCGTGCAAGAGCGCGGCGGCATCACGCTGATCGACGAGATCTACCTGGGCCTGTCCTACGAGGACACCTACGGCCACAGCGCGCTGGCGCTGGGCGAGGACGTCATCAGCATCAACAGCTTCAGCAAGTACTTCAACATGACCGGCTGGCGCCTGGGCTGGCTGGTGGTGCCCGAGGCCCTGGTGCCGGTGATCGAGCAGATCGCCCAGCACCTGTTCATCTGCGCCAGCAGCGTGTCGCAGCACGCCGCGCTGGCCTGCTTCGAGCCCGAGAGCCTGGCCGAGTACGAGCGCCGCCGCCACGAGTTCAAGGCGCGGCGCGACTGGTTCGTGCCGCAGCTGAATGCCCTGGGCCTGACGGTGCCCGTCACGCCCGACGGTGCCTTCTACGCCTGGGCCGACTGCAGCGCCGCCTGTGACAAGCTGTTTGCCGGCCGCTCCGAATACAATAGCGGCATGCAAACGCCGGGCAGCTGGGAATTCGCCTTCGAGCTGATGAAGCGCGCGCACCTGGCCGTCACGCCGGGGCGCGACTTCGGCCACGCCGACACGGCACGCCACATCCGCTTTTCCACCGCCAACTCGATGGCCCAGCTGCACACCGCCATCGAGCGCCTGAAAACCGTATTGGCCTGA
- the ybgC gene encoding tol-pal system-associated acyl-CoA thioesterase, with translation MADFELPIRIYWEDTDAGGIVFYANYLKFFERARTEWLRARGVQQQALREQTGGMFVVSECHVQYLRAARLDDELVVTARLEETGRASLALTQQAYLQTAPGQRGALLSQARIRIGWVDAQRLSPARIPSSLIERLTS, from the coding sequence ATGGCGGACTTCGAACTCCCGATCCGCATCTACTGGGAAGACACCGATGCCGGCGGCATCGTGTTCTACGCCAACTACCTCAAGTTCTTCGAGCGCGCGCGCACCGAATGGCTGCGCGCGCGCGGCGTGCAGCAGCAGGCGCTGCGCGAGCAGACCGGCGGCATGTTCGTGGTCAGCGAGTGCCACGTGCAATACCTGCGCGCCGCCCGGCTGGACGATGAACTTGTCGTCACCGCCCGGCTCGAAGAAACGGGCCGCGCCAGCCTGGCGCTGACGCAGCAGGCGTATCTGCAGACGGCGCCGGGCCAGCGCGGCGCGCTGCTCAGCCAGGCGCGCATCCGCATCGGCTGGGTCGATGCCCAGCGCCTTTCGCCCGCCCGCATTCCTTCATCGCTCATCGAACGACTGACTTCATGA
- the tolQ gene encoding protein TolQ, with product MNQDLSIVQLVINASFVVQLVMLLLLAVSVTSWAAIFRKLRALKDIRVLNDGFERSFWSGTSLNELFAAAAQNAKSAGPMERIFASGMREYQKLRERRIHDAGTLLDGARRAMRASFQREMDTAEVNLSFLASVGSVSPYVGLFGTIWGIMHAFTGLAGLQQVTLATVAPGIAEALVATALGLFAAIPAVIAYNRFAREIDRLAIKMETFIEEFSNILQRNLGVHPAPAAAPIESATGY from the coding sequence ATGAACCAGGATCTTTCCATCGTCCAGCTGGTCATCAACGCCAGCTTCGTCGTGCAGCTGGTGATGCTGCTGCTGCTGGCCGTCTCGGTCACCAGCTGGGCGGCCATCTTCCGCAAGCTGCGCGCGCTCAAGGACATCCGCGTGCTCAACGACGGCTTCGAGCGCAGCTTCTGGTCGGGCACCAGCCTGAACGAGCTGTTTGCCGCCGCCGCGCAAAACGCCAAGAGCGCCGGGCCGATGGAGCGCATCTTCGCCAGCGGCATGCGCGAGTACCAGAAGCTGCGCGAGCGCCGCATCCACGACGCCGGCACCCTGCTGGACGGCGCCCGCCGCGCCATGCGCGCGAGCTTCCAGCGCGAGATGGACACCGCCGAGGTCAACCTGTCCTTCCTGGCCTCGGTCGGCTCGGTCAGCCCCTACGTGGGCCTGTTCGGCACCATCTGGGGCATCATGCACGCCTTCACCGGCCTGGCCGGGCTGCAGCAGGTCACGCTGGCCACGGTGGCACCCGGCATCGCCGAGGCGCTGGTGGCCACCGCGCTGGGCCTGTTCGCCGCCATCCCGGCCGTCATCGCCTACAACCGCTTCGCGCGCGAGATCGACCGCCTGGCCATCAAGATGGAGACCTTCATCGAGGAGTTCTCCAACATCCTGCAGCGCAACCTGGGCGTGCACCCGGCGCCCGCCGCCGCCCCCATCGAATCGGCCACGGGGTACTGA
- a CDS encoding biopolymer transporter ExbD — protein MPAIASRGRGRRTINEINMVPFIDVMLVLLIIFMVTATVITPGAINVPSAGKSQKAPDKRIDLMMNEDGQLSLGGELSAREVTETEAIVRIKEALASNPELPVMLAADRELRYQQVVTMMRKLREAGVQRVGLSVK, from the coding sequence ATGCCGGCGATCGCCTCGCGCGGCCGCGGCCGCCGCACCATCAACGAGATCAACATGGTGCCCTTCATCGACGTGATGCTGGTGCTCTTGATCATCTTCATGGTCACCGCCACCGTCATCACGCCCGGCGCCATCAACGTGCCCAGCGCCGGCAAGTCGCAGAAGGCGCCCGACAAGCGCATCGACCTGATGATGAACGAGGACGGCCAGCTGTCGCTGGGCGGCGAGCTGAGCGCGCGCGAGGTCACCGAGACCGAGGCCATCGTCCGCATCAAGGAGGCCCTGGCCAGCAACCCCGAACTGCCCGTGATGTTGGCCGCCGACCGCGAGCTGCGCTACCAGCAGGTCGTCACCATGATGCGCAAGCTGCGCGAAGCCGGCGTGCAGCGCGTGGGCCTGTCCGTGAAATGA